From a region of the Lactuca sativa cultivar Salinas chromosome 4, Lsat_Salinas_v11, whole genome shotgun sequence genome:
- the LOC111886741 gene encoding U-box domain-containing protein 17: MASAAIFSSLRRSRSPTLEACLTPVDLENDVVALLNHLTAVSSDLISSFSGKRPPFQKKNSQSLLRKIELFVVLLDSVRDSTSDFPSTVILCFKELYLLLNRSKILLDYCAQSSKLWLLLQNHSVSGHFHDLNREFSTLLDVIPLYKLNNLSNDVIEQLALLQKQSRNAKLFIDKHDDALRLKLFKMLNEIETGRIPSVQEFHEFFVKKLGILDATSCRAELEFLEEHMLNHEDDIEPSASVLSGFVAIIRYCRFLLFGFEEDEVEITRGQRLQNSKKRALISKEIADTFITIPKDFCCPISLELMADPVIISSGQTYDRVSISRWIEDGHSSCPKSGQLLLHKKLVPNKALRNLMTQWCIAHRILYSPPENSDLAAESFPAAPASRAAVEANKATTRLLIQELRDGSVSGKAMAAREIRFLAKTGGENRAFIAESGAIPYLRILLFSQSVVAQENAVTAMLNLSIHDNNKSLIIEEDGCLRSIVHVLRFGHTVESRENAAATLFSLSAIHDYKKKIAGENGAIEALSALLSKGTPRGKKDAVTALFNLSTHNEICTEMIGFGAVRALIEALGCEEVAEEAAGALALIVRQPAGAAVVGEEDLAVIGLIKMMRCGSPRAKENAVAALLELCRSGGVQAAERILKTPAMVGLLQGLLFMGTKRARRKAASLARVFQRCHNASLHYGGLGVGYAFAGDSATGNPDLGFSGETVIVSMSMSVSVS; encoded by the coding sequence ATGGCGTCGGCTGCCATATTTTCATCCTTACGCCGGAGCAGGTCGCCGACGTTAGAAGCCTGCTTAACGCCGGTGGATCTAGAAAACGATGTCGTTGCCTTATTGAACCACTTAACCGCTGTCTCATCGGACCTCATCTCTTCATTCTCCGGCAAACGCCCACCGTTTCAGAAAAAGAATTCCCAATCTTTGCTGCGGAAGATAGAATTGTTCGTCGTTTTGTTGGATTCTGTCCGGGATTCAACCTCCGATTTTCCTTCAACGGTGATCTTATGCTTCAAGGAGCTTTACCTTCTGCTTAACAGGTCCAAAATTTTGCTTGACTACTGTGCTCAATCCAGTAAGTTATGGCTTTTGCTTCAGAATCATTCGGTTTCAGGACATTTTCATGATCTCAATCGAGAATTTTCAACGCTTTTAGATGTTATCCCGTTGTACAAACTGAATAATTTATCCAATGATGTTATAGAGCAATTAGCTTTGTTACAAAAACAATCAAGAAACGCTAAATTGTTCATAGATAAACATGATGATGCATTACGTTTAAAGTTGTTCAAGATGTTGAACGAAATTGAAACAGGGAGAATCCCTTCTGTACAAGAATTCCATGAATTCTTCGTCAAAAAATTAGGGATTCTTGATGCTACGAGTTGCAGAGCTGAACTAGAATTCTTGGAAGAACACATGCTGAATCACGAAGACGATATCGAGCCTTCAGCTTCTGTTCTTAGTGGGTTTGTGGCAATAATCAGATACTGTAGATTCTTATTATTCGGATTCGAAGAAGATGAAGTAGAAATCACAAGAGGACAACGATTACAAAATTCGAAGAAACGAGCGTTGATTTCAAAAGAAATCGCTGATACTTTTATAACAATTCCGAAAGACTTTTGCTGCCCGATTTCATTAGAATTAATGGCGGACCCTGTGATAATCTCGTCGGGGCAGACTTACGATCGAGTTTCGATTTCAAGATGGATCGAAGATGGCCATTCTTCATGTCCGAAATCCGGACAACTTCTTCTTCATAAAAAGCTTGTACCAAATAAAGCACTCAGGAATCTAATGACACAATGGTGCATAGCTCACCGGATTCTTTACAGTCCGCCGGAGAATTCGGATTTGGCTGCTGAATCTTTTCCGGCAGCTCCAGCAAGCCGGGCGGCGGTGGAAGCAAATAAAGCCACCACACGGCTCCTTATTCAAGAACTGCGAGATGGGTCGGTTTCCGGTAAAGCCATGGCTGCTCGTGAAATCCGATTCTTGGCAAAAACCGGTGGAGAAAACAGAGCTTTTATAGCGGAATCCGGTGCAATTCCATATTTAAGGATTCTTCTCTTTTCCCAAAGCGTCGTAGCCCAAGAAAATGCTGTGACAGCAATGCTGAATTTATCGATACACGATAATAATAAGAGTCTGATTATAGAGGAAGATGGGTGTTTGAGATCGATCGTTCACGTTTTAAGATTCGGGCATACGGTTGAATCCCGAGAAAATGCCGCCGCTACATTGTTCAGTCTTTCCGCCATTCATGATTATAAAAAGAAGATCGCCGGAGAAAATGGAGCTATCGAGGCATTATCAGCTTTATTATCTAAAGGAACTCCGAGAGGGAAGAAAGACGCGGTTACCGCTTTATTTAATCTCTCGACACACAACGAAATCTGCACGGAGATGATCGGATTTGGTGCGGTTCGAGCTTTAATCGAGGCTTTGGGATGCGAAGAGGTGGCGGAAGAAGCTGCCGGAGCTTTGGCGTTGATTGTCCGACAACCTGCCGGAGCCGCCGTGGTCGGGGAGGAAGACTTGGCAGTGATTGGTTTAATCAAGATGATGAGGTGTGGGTCTCCCCGAGCGAAGGAGAACGCGGTGGCGGCTTTACTTGAGCTTTGCCGGAGTGGCGGTGTTCAGGCGGCTGAACGGATCTTGAAAACACCGGCTATGGTTGGTTTGCTTCAGGGTTTGCTGTTTATGGGAACAAAACGAGCACGGAGGAAAGCGGCGTCTCTAGCTAGGGTTTTCCAACGATGTCATAATGCTTCATTGCATTATGGTGGATTGGGTGTTGGTTATGCTTTTGCTGGAGACTCTGCCACCGGAAACCCTGATTTAGGGTTTTCCGGTGAGACGGTGATAGTTTCGATGTCGATGTCAGTCTCAGTTTCGTGA